One segment of Erigeron canadensis isolate Cc75 chromosome 2, C_canadensis_v1, whole genome shotgun sequence DNA contains the following:
- the LOC122588067 gene encoding golgin IMH1-like, translating to MEIVACPGLGGTNCIVVAPPLVDDQKDTEKPKLSKEPSNEGNSENSTESCVERDHKVIDDHNNNDMESWIVVVGDISCPLPINKVSIVDATETNIELEGSVENLEVDENGEGTDDYEQIETDDDQGKEVLVNDQYPSRVIFPPTFVCPEIEIEFGSLGKSTFIFPPEYVCPKLNIKFGSFGDNDDDTNIGLGDLNQETEPLCGENKEDEKVTCEIIEDDKASDAPTEDAAVEFKDGEKFCDTNTMVEDSSHEVIETPKKRVVISNNNHDMIVINLLENEKVNTCGILEEDDTVAGFEDERVSDTDIVVEDSSHEVIETPKCDATSNNNNLDVTLTNLAQLDGQGVGDAIQWVGDLVVINYNALKVVPSFEIEKLNEQIKKARIQLDEKTKLRDAISDKVEKMKKSLRARKNEGVNVANMKISAAKKMVKSKRHEIDYVQRVIKNLKRATSAGEVDNKIFEVKHSTDEKAFVHIKKQLNDIRDQLSSYMASYDEVQQALYLEDRIHEVLKSLNKELKTLKEDVSKAELVTKATSKSYREDSAMEKVLIVQFIAAEAIHQQAFWQLNSLKNRLDGEVEELMYGLKTNEELGTFVSIKQDTLDGPLSQEVAGKSVPVKDEIKQISTVFMEETQSQISFVEEKHSEDQTKEEVAEENKQMMKSKEPANSAEMIDNQEMENIDESRKADELKTEETETKLKEQSQLDEFMKVETNKRNAEKAQTSAEQRAQKEADQHDQKEAMRKEKARLKRLRKKKNKRPCHDANDSNIHDVDLAESNEVDKPRTPILYQNKLNRKSMCHRNSGTLRTGCSIRGRWQLSRVLFYPYYHC from the exons ATGGAGATTGTTGCATGCCCCGGACTAGGGGGTACTAACTGCATTGTTGTCGCACCTCCTCTTGTTGATGATCAGAAAGATACCGAGAAGCCAAAGCTATCAAAGGAGCCATCGAATGAGGGGAATTCAGAAAATAGTACTGAATCGTGTGTTGAACGTGATCATAAGGTGATCGAtgatcataataataatgatatggAGTCTTGGATTGTGGTCGTGGGGGATATTTCATGCCCTCTACCAATCAACAAGGTCTCGATCGTTGATGCAACTGAAACAAACATTGAACTAGAGGGAAGTGTTGAAAATCTTGAAGTAGACGAGAATGGAGAAGGTACGGATGATTATGAACAGATAGAAACCGATGATGATCAAGGTAAAGAGGTTCTTGTTAATGATCAGTATCCAAGCAGGGTAATCTTTCCTCCTACGTTTGTCTGCCCTGAAATTGAAATCGAGTTTGGATCACTTGGGAAAAGTACATTTATCTTCCCTCCTGAATATGTTTGCCCAAAACTCAATATTAAGTTTGGATCATTCggtgataatgatgatgatacaaataTCGGGTTGGGAGATCTAAACCAAGAGACAGAACCACTATGTGGTGAAAACAAAGAAGACGAAAAAGTGACTTGTGAGATAATTGAAGATGATAAGGCTAGTGATGCTCCAACTGAGGATGCGGCCGTAGAATTCAAGGACGGTGAAAAGTTTTGTGACACGAATACTATGGTGGAAGACTCGAGTCATGAGGTGATTGAAACGCCTAAAAAACGTGTTGTCATAAGCAACAACAATCATGACATGATTGTTATAAATTTACTAGAAAATGAGAAAGTAAATACTTGTGGGATACTTGAAGAAGATGATACGGTCGCAGGATTTGAAGATGAAAGGGTTAGTGACACGGATATTGTGGTGGAAGACTCGAGTCATGAGGTGATTGAAACGCCCAAATGTGACGCCACAAGCAACAACAATAATCTTGATGTAACTCTTACAAATTTAGCACAACTCGATGGTCAAGGAGTTGGTGATGCAATTCAATGGGTTGGCGATCTTGTGGTTATTAATTATAATGCACTCAAAGTGGTTCCAAGTTTTGAGATTGAAAAGCTCAATGAGCAGATTAAAAAAGCCCGAATTCAACTTGATGAGAAAACAAAGTTAAGAGATGCAATATCAGATAAAGTTGAAAAGATGAAG AAAAGTTTGAGAGCTCGTAAAAACGAGGGAGTCAATGTTGCTAACATGAAGATAAGTGCTGCAAAGAAAATGGTTAAATCAAAGCGACACGAAATAGACTATGTTCAACGTGTCATCAAGAATCTTAAAAGAGCTACTTCAGCAGGAGAGGTTGACAACAAG ATATTTGAAGTGAAGCATTCAACCGATGAAAAAGCATTCGTTCATATAAAAAAGCAGTTGAACGACATTCGTGATCAATTATCTTCATATATGGCAAGCTATGATGAAGTTCAACAAGCGTTATACCTTGAAGATCGTATACATGAGGTCCTTAAG AGTTTGAATAAGGAACTGAAAACCTTAAAGGAGGATGTCTCAAAAGCTGAATTGGTTACTAAAGCTACAAGTAAAAGCTATCGGGAAGATTCTGCAATGGAAAAAGTCCTAATAGTCCAATTCATAGCTGCAGAAGCAATCCACCAGCAAGCATTTTGGCAGCTAAATAGTTTGAAGAATCGTTTAGACGGTGAG GTGGAAGAGTTGATGTATGGATTAAAGACCAATGAAGAGCTTGGCACGTTCGTAAGTATAAAACAGGATACACTGGATGGACCTCTGAGCCAAGAAGTTGCTGGCAAGTCGGTTCCTGTAAAAGatgaaattaaacaaatttcGACAGTTTTTATGGAAGAAACACAAAGTCAGATTTCGTTTGTTGAAGAAAAGCACTCAGAGGATCAAACTAAGGAGGAGGTGGCAGAGGAAAATAAACAAATGATGAAAAGCAAGGAACCTGCTAATTCTGCTGAGATGATAGACAATCAAGAAATGGAAAATATCGACGAATCAAGGAAAGCAGATGAACTAAAGACAGAAGAGACTGAGACCAAGTTGAAAGAGCAAAGTCAATTAGATGAATTCATGAAAGTGGAGACGAATAAACGAAATGCTGAAAAGGCCCAAACGTCGGCTGAGCAAAGAGCTCAAAAGGAAGCTGACCAACATGATCAGAAGGAAGCTATGCGGAAAGAGAAG GCAAGGTTAAAGCGGttaagaaagaagaaaaataagagGCCATGTCATGATGCCAACGACAGCAACATTCATGACGTTGACCTTGCAGAGTCAAACGAGGTCGACAAACCACGCACGCCCATTTTGTATCAAAACAAGCTAAACAGAAAATCTATGTGTCACAGAAATTCAGGAACTTTAAGAACTGGCTGCAGCATTCGGGGAAGATGGCAATTGTCGCGGGTCCTATTCTATCCTTATTATCATTGTTGA